In Ipomoea triloba cultivar NCNSP0323 chromosome 7, ASM357664v1, a single genomic region encodes these proteins:
- the LOC116026348 gene encoding transcription factor bHLH49-like — protein sequence MDKGGKDEAMGAKRGDDAMSFQSANVSSEWQMNGSNLANTPIGMIPSSNPMMVDAFCLNVWDQSASSASLGFCDANNVHSNVSTSSPFGAGTSGLTALRGSVDRGVGMAWHPANTVLKTGMLLPTAPAVVPPNLPQFPADSDFLQRAARFSCFSGGNLGDMMNPFESLSPYCRGLTPTQRPQQVFVGNGLKPAPAGEISNGAADGSPLNNDSVIEYAVGSRNSAKEGGGAFGNEPNEPECSSRGGLDVSEGAGGESSASKKRKRSGQDAETDQNKGTPPPAEAATDQTDNQQKGDQNVTATPSKPGGKGGKQGSQASDNPKEDYIHIRARRGQATNSHSLAERVRREKISERMKFLQDLVPGCNKVTGKAVMLDEIINYVQSLQRQVEFLSMKLATVNPRLEFNIDGLLAKDILQSRAGPSSSLLSFPHDMTMPYPPVHHPPSMLIQAGLPSLGSSADAIRRTINSHLATASGSFKEPTPQVPSMWDDELHNVVQMGFNPSAPLDSQDIGSLPPGHMKSEP from the exons ATGGATAAGGGTGGCAAGGATGAGGCCATGGGAGCAAAGAGAGGTGATGATGCTATGAGCTTTCAGTCAGCAAATGTGTCATCTGAGTGGCAAATGAATGGTTCCAATCTCGCGAATACGCCTATTGGAATGATTCCCAGTAGCAATCCAATGATGGTGGATGCGTTTTGCCTGAATGTTTGGGATCAATCTGCAAGTTCAGCAAGCTTAGGCTTTTGTGATGCTAATAATGTTCATAGCAATGTTAGCACTTCTAGCCCATTTGGAGCTGGAACAAGTGGGCTCACCGCCTTAAGAGGCAGTGTCGATAGAGGCGTTGGTATGGCGTGGCATCCAGCTAACACGGTGTTGAAAACGGGGATGCTTCTGCCTACTGCTCCTGCAGTGGTTCCTCCAAATTTGCCTCAGTTCCCAGCTGATTCCGATTTTCTCCAAAGGGCAGCACGGTTCTCGTGCTTCAGTGGAGGAAACTTGGGCGATATGATGAACCCCTTTGAGTCTCTGAGTCCTTATTGTAGAGGCTTAACACCAACTCAAAGGCCTCAACAGGTGTTTGTAGGTAATGGACTAAAACCTGCACCAGCGGGTGAAATTTCAAACGGGGCTGCTGATGGTAGCCCGCTAAATAACGATAGCGTGATTGAATATGCTGTTGGATCTAGAAATAGTGCAAAAGAAGGCGGGGGAGCCTTTGGAAATGAACCTAACGAGCCCGAATGTAGTAGCCGTGGTGGCCTTGATGTATCAGAGGGTGCAGGGGGAGAGTCTTCTGCctcaaagaaaaggaaaagaagtgGGCAG GACGCTGAAACCGATCAAAACAAGGGAACTCCACCACCAGCTGAAGCAGCAACAGATCAGACTGATAACCAGCAGAAAGGAGATCAAAACGTGACCGCAACTCCCAGCAAGCCAGGCGGTAAAGGCGGTAAGCAGGGGTCCCAAGCTTCAGATAATCCTAAAGAAGATTACATCCACATTCGGGCTAGGAGAGGCCAGGCCACGAATAGCCACAGTCTTGCAGAAAGA GTTAGGAGGGAGAAAATCAGTGAAAGAATGAAATTTCTTCAGGATCTCGTGCCCGGTTGTAACAAG GTCACTGGCAAAGCAGTAATGCTTGATGAAATCATTAATTATGTACAGTCGCTCCAACGACAGGTTGAG TTCTTGTCAATGAAGCTTGCAACAGTAAACCCGCGGCTCGAGTTCAACATTGATGGTCTCCTTGCAAAAGAT ATCCTCCAGTCCAGGGCTGGTCCTTCGTCTTCTCTGTTGTCTTTTCCACATGATATGACTATGCCTTATCCACCAGTACACCATCCACCATCAATGCTGATTCAAGCAGGCCTTCCTAGCCTGGGAAGTTCTGCAGATGCAATACGAAGAACCATCAACTCACACTTGGCAACCGCGAGTGGGAGCTTCAAGGAGCCTACGCCTCAG GTACCTAGTATGTGGGACGATGAGCTCCATAACGTTGTCCAAATGGGCTTCAATCCAAGCGCTCCCCTCGACAGCCAAGATATAG GTTCTCTACCACCTGGCCATATGAAATCTGAGCCCTGA